The genomic interval GCCCAGGCATGCTTCCTGCATAAAGGTTTGCGCCGGTTCTCCGGCAAGGAGCATGCGCCATGAAATTGACGATTACCCGCCATTATGTTCTCTGGCTGACCGCGGCGGCCCTGCTGCTTTGCTGGGCTCTGCCCGCCCAGGCTGTGCGCATCAAGGATATCGCCACCTTCTCCGGTGTGCGGGACAACCAGCTCATCGGCTACGGCCTGGTGGTGGGGCTGGCCGGCACCGGCGACAAAAAGGATTCCGTCTTCACCCTGAGCTCCATGAAAAACATGATGGACCGCATGGGCATCGGCGTGAATTCTTCGGCCCTGAAAATCAAGAACGTGGCCTCGGTCATGGTCACGGCGCGCATGCCGGTGTCCTCCAAGCCGGGCAGCCGCCTGGACGTGACCGTTTCCTCGGTGGGCGACGCTACCTCCCTGCTGGGCGGCGTGCTCTTGCAGACCGCGCTCAAGGGCGTGGACGGCAAGACCTATTGCCTGGCCCAGGGTTCGCTGACCGTGGGCGGCTTTTCCGTTTCCGGCGCGGCGGCCAGCACCCAGAAAAACGTCAACACCGTGGGTCTGATCCCCGGCGGCGGCATTGTGGAGCGCGGCATTCCCTTTGAGTTCAACCAGCAGGACAAACTGACCCTGAACATGCGGGTAGGGGATTTCTCCACGGCCCAGCAGATCGCCGAACGGCTCAACGCGGCCATGGGCGGCCCTTACGCCCGCGCCGTGGATTCCATGAGCGTGAGCATGGACGTGCCCCCGCAGTACAGAAACAATCTTGTGCCCTTGATGGCCTCGGTGGAAAATCTGGAAGTGACCCCGGACACCGCCGCCAAGGTGGTGGTGGACGAAAAGACCGGCACCGTGGTGCTGGGCCGGGACGTGCGTATTTCGCGCGCCGCCGTGGCCCACGGCAATCTCCAGATCACCGTGCAGGAAAGCGAACAGGTTTCGCAGCCCGGTCCTTTCTCACAGGGCCAGACAGTGGTCACTCCCCAGACCGATATCAACGTGCGTGAGGAAAACCGCCGTTTGGTGATGGTGGAAGGGGCCACCCTGCAGGAGCTGGTGGACGGCCTCAACGCCATCGGGGCCACGCCACGCGACCTGATTTCCATTCTGCGCAGCCTGCAGGTGTCGGGTTCATTGCACGCGGAGCTGGAGGTGATCTGAGATGACAGCGCCCCTCAATGCCGTTCCGGCCATGATTTCGCCGGAAAGCGCACCCAACGAAAGCTCCCGCCGCGATCTCCAGGCCCGGCTCGCCGGTCTGGGCGACCTCGGCGGCAAAAAGATTTCGCCCGAGGCCAAGGCCAAAAAACTGCGTGAGGCCTGCGAAGGTTTTGAATCGGTCTTCATCCAGAAGATGTGGCAGGAAATGCGCAATACCCTGCCCAAGAACGGCCTGCTGCACGGCCGCGAGGAGCAGTTCTGGCAGGACATGTACGACCAGGAACTGTCCAAAAAAATGACGTCCGCCGGAGGCATCGGTCTGGCGGATATGATGTACGAACAGCTTTCGCGCAATCTGGTTTCCGCCAGCCGCAGCGCGGCGGGACTCGGCCGCAACGCGGCTTTCAGTCCCTCGGCGGCTCCCCTCTTGCCGGAAACGCCCGCGGCTCCGGCGGCGGAACAGCCCGTTGCGGCAGCCGCAACCGGCGTTCCGGCCGCAGACCGGGTGGCCGACGCGGGACGCGCCGGAGCTTCCGTCTATGACGGCGTTGCGCCGCAAATGGGCGTGGTGGACCGGAATGACGCGGCGGGCAACGGCCCGGTCGGCGATCCGGCAGTGCGGGCCGGGGCCGCGCTGAACGCAAGCGTCCAAAATGAAGCTGAAATTTTGAGCAATCCCGAAGTGGAGCAGGCTCTGGCCTCTCTGCGCGCCCGGCAGGCCCTGAACCCGCCCGCGCAAGAAAAGGCGACAACAGCGCACGCCGGGCAGGGCGCGCGGCAGGACGGACTTTCCGGCCTGGAACTGGCCCGGATGGCCCAGCGCGAGGCCGGGGACAAGCTCGGCCCGAACGCCGTGCGGCCCCCCCTGCGGCATTTGAACCGGCCCGGCGGGACTGTGGAGCGGCACGCCGTCAACAGACAGACCGCACCGGCCTCCGGCTCCGCGCCGCAGCAGGCGTCCGGCGCAGGGGAAAGTCCGTTCGCAGCCGCGGCAATGGCCGTCCAGGCGGCCACACTGTCCACGCAGGCTGTTCCCGGCGCGTCTCCGCCCCTGAATCAGGCGCAGGGGCAAAATCAGGAGCAGGCCCAGACCGCTGAGGCCGCCCCGCAGACCCGCACGGTGCGCTATACCACCAATATTCCGCAGAAAGGCCGCAGCCGGCGCGGCCAAAATCTGATCCGCACCCTGAATGCGGACGGCACGGGACCGGGCAGCCGCGCCGGCGCCGGACTGGCCGCCTATCATGCGGCCCAGGCGCAGAGCCAGGCCGCCCAGGCCAATGCCGATCCCGCCGCCGCTCAAAGCAATGCGGCCCGGACGTCGGCGGCTCAACCCGCCGCCCCGGACCCGGCGCGAACCGTGCCGCCGCTCACCGCCCGCTCGGGGGAGGAGCAGGGCGCGGCGACAGGCG from Desulfovibrio porci carries:
- a CDS encoding flagellar basal body P-ring protein FlgI, with amino-acid sequence MKLTITRHYVLWLTAAALLLCWALPAQAVRIKDIATFSGVRDNQLIGYGLVVGLAGTGDKKDSVFTLSSMKNMMDRMGIGVNSSALKIKNVASVMVTARMPVSSKPGSRLDVTVSSVGDATSLLGGVLLQTALKGVDGKTYCLAQGSLTVGGFSVSGAAASTQKNVNTVGLIPGGGIVERGIPFEFNQQDKLTLNMRVGDFSTAQQIAERLNAAMGGPYARAVDSMSVSMDVPPQYRNNLVPLMASVENLEVTPDTAAKVVVDEKTGTVVLGRDVRISRAAVAHGNLQITVQESEQVSQPGPFSQGQTVVTPQTDINVREENRRLVMVEGATLQELVDGLNAIGATPRDLISILRSLQVSGSLHAELEVI
- a CDS encoding rod-binding protein, with protein sequence MTAPLNAVPAMISPESAPNESSRRDLQARLAGLGDLGGKKISPEAKAKKLREACEGFESVFIQKMWQEMRNTLPKNGLLHGREEQFWQDMYDQELSKKMTSAGGIGLADMMYEQLSRNLVSASRSAAGLGRNAAFSPSAAPLLPETPAAPAAEQPVAAAATGVPAADRVADAGRAGASVYDGVAPQMGVVDRNDAAGNGPVGDPAVRAGAALNASVQNEAEILSNPEVEQALASLRARQALNPPAQEKATTAHAGQGARQDGLSGLELARMAQREAGDKLGPNAVRPPLRHLNRPGGTVERHAVNRQTAPASGSAPQQASGAGESPFAAAAMAVQAATLSTQAVPGASPPLNQAQGQNQEQAQTAEAAPQTRTVRYTTNIPQKGRSRRGQNLIRTLNADGTGPGSRAGAGLAAYHAAQAQSQAAQANADPAAAQSNAARTSAAQPAAPDPARTVPPLTARSGEEQGAATGGPAASFSIPPLTAGDLRG